A genomic segment from Euleptes europaea isolate rEulEur1 chromosome 17, rEulEur1.hap1, whole genome shotgun sequence encodes:
- the DDX28 gene encoding probable ATP-dependent RNA helicase DDX28, whose protein sequence is MAFSFWGARQAAFLRAPGRFLLGGARLSSGEPPQEENVIQIPHAWQRRLQQVESKAARRARLAEAAATPNTRAGKLLLRSRRQELSQGTGYSVGRWQRPHLVSDGWKHRLSRGDYFQLERTRQEPPQKRDEADSSSSFPELGVEPQVASALQEALAISEPTAVQKRAIPVLLGGRSALCAAETGSGKTLAYLLPLIQRLFLGQSIFARHASIVSPRAVVVLPSRELAGQVRSVAFYLCVRLGLHVREIGGGRGIGTVRRKLHSGPTDLLVATPGALCKALRRRMLSLEKLCFLVLDEVDTLLDPSFVDLVEDILQQTRLATSSKEVRDDSDPKTQLVAMGATLPKGVGELLSKVTDLSSFRILTSSYLHYLQPHVEQKFVRLKGSDKASELLQLLKDRGPNSGAVLIFCNGASTVNWLGYILDDHKVKHLRLQGQMPAAMRGSIFTRFQKGQFDILVCTDIASRGLDTTQVELVVNYDFPLTLHDYLHRVGRVGRTGSKFPGTVVSYVTHKWDVDLVKKIETAARKRAPLPGMEPPVKKLLFKRDVSPTEDFGPKIAFE, encoded by the coding sequence ATGGCGTTCTCCTTCTGGGGGGCGCGTCAGGCGGCCTTTCTCCGGGCTCCCGGCCGGTTTCTTCTCGGCGGTGCTCGGCTGTCCTCCGGAGAGCCGCCGCAAGAGGAGAACGTGATCCAGATCCCCCACGCTTGGCAGCGGCGGCTCCAACAGGTCGAGTCCAAAGCGGCGCGAAGAGCCCGCCTGGCAGAGGCCGCTGCCACTCCCAATACTCGGGCCGGGAAGCTGCTGCTGCGGAGCCGGAGGCAGGAATTGAGCCAAGGCACGGGGTACAGTGTAGGGCGCTGGCAGCGGCCGCACTTGGTCTCGGACGGCTGGAAACATCGCTTGTCCCGGGGGGATTATTTCCAGCTGGAGAGGACGAGGCAGGAGCCGCCCCAGAAACGAGACGAAGCcgattcttcctcctctttcccgGAGCTGGGAGTGGAGCCGCAGGTAGCCTCCGCCTTACAAGAGGCTTTGGCTATCTCTGAACCCACCGCAGTTCAAAAGCGGGCCATCCCTGTCCTGCTGGGTGGGCGCAGCGCCTTGTGTGCTGCGGAGACAGGTAGCGGCAAGACCCTGGCCTATCTGCTGCCCTTAATCCAGCGGCTCTTCCTAGGACAGAGCATATTTGCAAGGCATGCGTCCATCGTCTCCCCCCGCGCTGTTGTAGTGCTGCCGTCGCGGGAGTTGGCGGGACAGGTCCGCAGTGTTGCCTTTTACCTGTGCGTGAGGTTGGGCTTGCACGTGAGAGAGATTGGTGGAGGCCGGGGCATAGGCACTGTCCGCCGGAAGCTGCATTCCGGACCCACTGATCTTCTGGTGGCCACGCCGGGTGCTCTGTGCAAGGCTCTGCGAAGGCGGATGCTGTCCTTGGAGAAATTGTGCTTCCTGGTGTTGGACGAAGTGGACACCTTACTGGATCCCTCGTTTGTAGACCTGGTGGAAGACATACTTCAGCAGACTCGCCTTGCCACAAGCAGTAAGGAAGTAAGGGATGACTCGGATCCAAAAACCCAGCTGGTGGCTATGGGAGCCACCCTCCCAAAGGGGGTGGGCGAGCTGTTGAGCAAGGTCACCGACTTGAGCAGCTTCCGCATCCTGACGAGCAGTTATCTGCACTACCTCCAACCTCACGTTGAGCAAAAGTTCGTGCGCCTGAAGGGCAGCGACAAAGCGTCGGAGCTGCTGCAGCTCCTCAAAGATCGAGGCCCCAACTCTGGAGCTGTTCTGATTTTCTGCAATGGCGCCAGCACCGTCAACTGGCTTGGTTATATCTTAGATGACCACAAGGTGAAacacctccgcctgcagggacaGATGCCGGCAGCTATGAGAGGCAGCATCTTCACCCGCTTCCAGAAAGGACAGTTCGACATCTTGGTATGCACGGATATAGCCTCCCGGGGTCTGGACACCACGCAGGTGGAGCTAGTGGTCAACTATGACTTCCCGCTGACATTGCATGACTACTTGCACCGGGTGGGGCGAGTGGGCCGCACAGGCAGCAAGTTTCCAGGGACTGTGGTCAGCTACGTCACCCACAAGTGGGATGTAGACCTGGTCAAGAAAATAGAAACGGCAGCTCGCAAAAGGGCTCCGCTGCCGGGCATGGAGCCTCCGGTTAAGAAGCTGCTGTTTAAAAGAGACGTGAGCCCAACCGAAGACTTTGGGCCTAAAATAGCATTTGAATAA
- the LOC130488712 gene encoding galanin receptor type 1-like, whose translation MEKAPLSLMTNTTVYNIDPKVKQTNASSCQPNASGAGPETVIVPVLFGLIFLLGMVGNTLVLVVLGRLRPGGRPSRSATNIFILNLTIADFSFLIFCIPFQATIYSLPEWIFGAFFCKWVHYLAMATMLVSIFTLVAMSVDRYIAVVHAKRSLCIRSKRNATTGVAVIWVLSLLFAIPVAQHQALVSGHYQAPNSSFCWEQWAGNSAAKQIYKVTILIVGYLLPLMLITCCYAKVLYHLHKKVKNISRMTVRSKRKTAQTVLLVVAVFLISWLPHHIITMWAEFGHFPLNNITFTFRIISHCLAYGNSCINPIIYAFLSENFRKACRQVFACKLLLQPAPAKKLVRIRMENFSTTHSTTNL comes from the exons ATGGAAAAGGCACCGCTCTCCCTCATGACCAACACCACTGTTTACAACATTGACCCTAAGGTTAAGCAGACCAATGCTTCATCGTGTCAGCCAAACGCATCTGGAGCTGGCCCAGAGACGGTCATCGTACCTGTGCTCTTTGGGTTGATCTTCCTCCTGGGCATGGTGGGGAACACGCTGGTGTTGGTGGTCCTAGGACGTCTCCGGCCAGGAGGGCGCCCCTCGCGCAGTGCCACCAACATCTTCATCCTCAACCTGACCATCGCCGACTTCTCCTTCCTGATCTTCTGCATCCCCTTCCAGGCGACCATCTATTCCCTGCCAGAGTGGATTTTTGGCGCATTCTTCTGCAAGTGGGTACACTACCTGGCTATGGCCACCATGCTGGTCAGCATATTCACCCTGGTGGCCATGTCAGTGGACAGATACATCGCCGTGGTGCACGCCAAGCGCTCGCTGTGCATCCGCAGCAAGCGGAATGCTACCACAGGCGTGGCCGTCATCTGGGTCCTCTCCCTGCTCTTCGCCATCCCCGTGGCTCAGCACCAGGCCCTTGTGAGCGGGCACTACCAGGCACCAAACAGCTCCTTCTGCTGGGAGCAGTGGGCCGGCAACTCCGCGGCCAAGCAGATCTACAAGGTCACCATCCTGATCGTTGGCTACCTGCTGCCCCTGATGCTCATCACTTGCTGCTATGCCAAG GTTCTGTATCATCTTCATAAAAAGGTGAAGAATATTTCGAGGATGACGGTGAGATCAAAAAGAAAG ACAGCACAAACTGTGCTACTTGTGGTTGCTGTGTTCCTGATCTCCTGGCTACCACACCACATCATCACTATGTGGGCAGAGTTCGGGCATTTCCCGTTGAACAATATCACCTTCACCTTTCGAATAATCTCCCACTGCTTAGCCTACGGGAACTCTTGCATCAACCCTATCATCTACGCTTTCTTGTCTGAGAATTTCCGCAAAGCCTGCCGTCAAGTCTTCGCATGCaaactcctccttcagccagcccCTGCGAAGAAGCTGGTGAGGATTCGCATGGAGAACTTTTCCACCACTCACTCGACAACTAACTTGTGA